The proteins below come from a single Gimesia alba genomic window:
- a CDS encoding DUF58 domain-containing protein codes for MEDYHKYLDPQTLAKVQNLDLAARQIVEGYVSGSHKSPFHGFSAEFAQHREYSVGDDLRYVDWKVYAKSDRYYLKQYEAETNFTCYILLDCSESMRYQSANAALSKWEYGRLVAAALAYVVIKQQDAAGLCTVNDHVLDFLRPSSQPTHLKQMYYTMEQTKPSGESGLGKVFHELSERISRRSLIIIISDLFDDLDSVMLGLKHFRHRKHDVSLLQVIDPAEQDFPFQEPVLFKGLENLPEQMAEPRSLKKAYQAEFEKFLKAVRRGCRDLKMDYGLVRTDQSLDVALSAFLSHRQSRVGS; via the coding sequence ATGGAAGATTACCACAAGTATTTAGATCCACAGACGCTCGCTAAGGTCCAGAATCTGGATCTTGCAGCGCGGCAGATTGTGGAAGGCTATGTCTCTGGTTCCCACAAGAGCCCCTTTCACGGGTTTTCCGCTGAGTTTGCACAGCACCGCGAATATTCGGTCGGCGACGATCTGCGCTATGTCGACTGGAAAGTGTATGCGAAATCGGACCGGTATTATCTCAAACAGTATGAAGCTGAGACAAACTTTACTTGCTACATCCTGCTCGATTGCAGTGAATCGATGCGTTATCAATCGGCCAACGCCGCACTCTCCAAATGGGAGTATGGCAGACTGGTCGCGGCGGCTCTGGCGTATGTGGTGATCAAACAGCAGGACGCTGCCGGGCTTTGTACGGTGAATGATCACGTGCTTGATTTTCTCAGACCTTCCAGCCAACCGACGCATTTGAAGCAGATGTATTATACGATGGAACAAACTAAGCCGTCCGGTGAGTCGGGCCTGGGAAAAGTGTTCCACGAGCTGTCTGAGCGAATTTCCCGTCGCAGTTTAATCATTATCATCAGCGATCTGTTTGATGATCTTGATTCCGTGATGTTAGGGTTGAAACATTTTCGACATCGTAAACATGATGTCAGCCTGTTACAGGTGATTGATCCGGCGGAGCAGGACTTTCCGTTTCAGGAGCCGGTCCTGTTTAAGGGGCTGGAAAATCTGCCCGAGCAGATGGCGGAGCCACGTTCACTGAAGAAAGCATATCAGGCAGAATTTGAGAAGTTCCTCAAAGCCGTGCGGCGTGGCTGTCGTGATTTAAAAATGGATTATGGGTTGGTCCGTACCGACCAATCGCTGGATGTTGCGTTATCTGCCTTCCTGTCCCATCGCCAGTCAAGAGTGGGTTCTTAA
- a CDS encoding VWA domain-containing protein, translated as MGWSVPTNRWMLRYLPSCPIASQEWVLKHLPIFSFMTELALYPILAFGFASPWLLTGLLAAGIPVLIHLLHKRKFIETEWAAMKFLLIATKKYSRRVRFEQLLVLLVRCLILLLLAIAFSRPYWSVQGGLFESTAPVHRILVIDSSFSMRWKDDEQSLFEAAKELAREQVSDSSTGDAFQLIQISNSSPQALISRPSRQQTYVLDEIERMQPTEEYGNVGQALQTALDFLGQAQELAQKEVIVISDFQAESWTPLQSDEGSSRIRSLMEAISKKATLVLKDVGLSEETNLAVIDFSSNSVFATLGQPVRFGVTLHNYGGLNQEQVNLQLFVDDQLVNQKRVDLPANSDTQTEFTYRFTKVGDHRMEIRLAEDRLPLDNRRWRVMPVKKEINVLLVNGRQSGEAMGRATDYLELALSPSLKEQPWQGIIKPHVISEGELTNTELSLYDAVVICDVALFTENERDLLKRYVKRGGGLIISLGEQVNAENYNQTIFQPDSGLLPLKLLNRRGDADKPTTLFEFDPLKYQHPVIELFKGNPDAGLETTHLYEYFQAEILPDPNTRLILNFDTNDPAVIESTLGRGKVILITTSLDRHWGTWAIWPSFPPMMNEFVLYAATGKWGKRESLVGQPLEIVIQENQRTLSPRMITPGEQEFPLRSVLDKDSESRSISFNQTFHSGIYELDWGTSAAENTLFAVNVSPQESDLRHIGPQVIPPHYFHKQNSTPSVSDEQPQEQSYEAGLSEILLLTVLALIVVEQLLLWRFSVGALSFLAVMLVCCLSLFFQR; from the coding sequence ATGGGTTGGTCCGTACCGACCAATCGCTGGATGTTGCGTTATCTGCCTTCCTGTCCCATCGCCAGTCAAGAGTGGGTTCTTAAACATTTACCGATCTTTTCTTTCATGACCGAATTAGCATTGTATCCCATTTTGGCATTCGGATTCGCCAGCCCCTGGTTATTGACGGGGCTCTTGGCGGCGGGGATACCGGTGCTGATCCATTTGCTGCATAAACGAAAATTTATTGAAACCGAATGGGCGGCGATGAAGTTTTTGTTGATCGCCACCAAAAAATATTCGCGACGCGTCCGGTTCGAACAGTTACTGGTTCTGCTGGTTCGTTGCCTGATTTTGCTACTCCTGGCGATTGCATTTTCGCGACCGTACTGGTCAGTGCAAGGTGGCCTTTTTGAATCAACGGCTCCCGTGCATCGAATTCTGGTCATCGATTCGTCGTTTAGCATGCGCTGGAAGGATGACGAACAGTCCTTGTTCGAAGCAGCAAAAGAACTCGCCCGTGAGCAGGTTTCCGATTCAAGCACAGGAGATGCCTTCCAACTGATTCAAATTTCCAATTCCTCGCCGCAGGCTTTGATCTCCCGACCTTCACGGCAGCAGACGTATGTGTTAGATGAAATCGAACGCATGCAGCCGACCGAGGAATACGGCAATGTGGGGCAGGCCTTGCAGACAGCACTGGATTTTCTGGGTCAGGCACAGGAACTGGCACAAAAAGAAGTCATTGTCATCAGCGATTTTCAAGCAGAAAGCTGGACTCCGTTGCAGTCAGATGAGGGAAGTTCGCGGATTCGTTCTTTGATGGAAGCGATATCGAAAAAAGCGACTTTGGTCCTCAAGGATGTTGGTTTGTCGGAAGAAACGAATCTGGCAGTCATCGACTTTTCCAGCAATTCTGTGTTTGCCACGTTGGGGCAGCCAGTTCGTTTTGGGGTTACGTTGCATAATTATGGTGGGTTGAATCAGGAGCAGGTCAATTTGCAGTTGTTTGTCGATGATCAACTGGTGAATCAGAAACGAGTGGACCTCCCCGCCAATTCGGATACGCAGACCGAATTCACGTACCGCTTTACCAAAGTGGGAGATCATCGGATGGAAATCAGGCTCGCCGAGGATCGTCTGCCTCTGGATAATCGGCGCTGGAGGGTGATGCCTGTCAAAAAAGAAATCAACGTACTCCTGGTGAATGGTCGGCAGTCAGGCGAAGCAATGGGCCGTGCTACCGATTATCTTGAACTCGCATTGTCCCCTTCATTAAAAGAACAGCCTTGGCAGGGGATTATCAAGCCGCACGTGATCAGTGAAGGCGAACTGACGAATACGGAATTGAGTCTGTACGATGCCGTGGTGATTTGTGATGTCGCACTCTTTACCGAGAATGAGCGAGATCTGCTCAAACGCTATGTGAAACGCGGGGGTGGGCTGATCATCAGTCTCGGAGAACAGGTCAATGCCGAAAATTATAATCAGACAATCTTCCAGCCGGACAGCGGTTTGCTGCCGTTAAAATTATTGAACCGACGTGGTGATGCCGATAAACCGACAACGCTGTTCGAATTTGATCCGTTGAAATATCAGCACCCGGTGATTGAACTTTTCAAAGGCAATCCGGACGCCGGCCTGGAGACAACACATCTTTACGAATATTTTCAAGCGGAAATTCTACCCGATCCCAATACCCGATTGATATTGAATTTCGATACGAATGACCCGGCGGTGATCGAGAGCACACTCGGTCGTGGCAAAGTGATATTGATCACCACCTCACTGGATCGTCATTGGGGAACGTGGGCAATCTGGCCGAGTTTTCCTCCGATGATGAATGAATTCGTACTTTATGCAGCAACCGGAAAATGGGGCAAGCGTGAGTCACTCGTTGGTCAGCCGCTGGAAATTGTGATACAGGAAAATCAGCGAACGCTCTCCCCCCGGATGATCACTCCCGGCGAACAGGAATTTCCTCTTCGAAGTGTCCTCGACAAAGACTCCGAATCCAGAAGCATTTCCTTTAACCAGACCTTCCACTCAGGAATCTACGAGTTGGACTGGGGAACGTCCGCTGCCGAGAATACACTGTTTGCCGTGAATGTCTCTCCGCAGGAAAGTGATCTGAGACACATCGGCCCTCAGGTGATTCCGCCACACTATTTTCATAAGCAGAACAGTACGCCGAGCGTGTCGGATGAACAACCCCAGGAGCAGAGTTACGAAGCCGGTTTATCCGAAATTCTGCTACTGACCGTTCTGGCTTTGATTGTGGTAGAGCAGTTGTTACTCTGGCGATTTTCTGTTGGTGCACTTTCTTTTCTGGCTGTGATGCTGGTGTGCTGTCTGAGTTTGTTTTTCCAGCGTTGA
- a CDS encoding DUF255 domain-containing protein, which translates to MLSANDDSQKTTQQPSSSSSKDKETAKFTNRLSKETSPYLLLHQHNPVDWYPWGPEAFEKAKQENKIIFLSIGYSSCYWCHVMERLVFENPEIAKYMNENFVNIKVDREERPDIDDIYMTSLSVYFHLIGAPANGGWPLSMFLTPEREPFAGGTYFPPTDQGGQMSFPRVLQRVNQLWSADKKQVQQSATIIAKEVARLQKEEAASEPISIENKLVKAGVRSINGSYDSEFGGIDFSEVTPNAPKFPTSSKLVLLQYDIEAPSEDTTSAESAKVLYHTLDAMANGGIYDHLGGGFHRYSTDRYWHVPHFEKMLYDNGQLASLYANAFAQTGKPQYKQVTEGIIDFVLRELTDPQGGFYSALDAETEGVEGEHYAWSKAELQTALGDDYRLFAEFYGLNEPARFEHGFVLHRVMSLEALAEKQKTTPAALETKLVAMRQKLHTIRNKRKPLLKDDKILTSWNGLMIEGMATAGRLLKRPDYTAAAENAAQFILNQMRNDQGHLYRSYRSGQARLNAYLDDYAFLVQGLLALHEATGKQHWLDQAQQLTDLQIELFWDQKEHGFFFTTHDHEQLIARTKNAYDAAIPSGNSISVRNLIRLSELTQDLKYRQHADQTLQLFGRIIKRYPGRCAQLVQAVGEYLDSPLNQKQSSFSVPAGDFRLSFPVTVEAEQLAAVNPGIELLAAAGLGQASPKKKLVTAKAYLSVDKLPAGKTCQVAIVLAIEDSWHINQNPPSPDFMVPTTFTIKSAQKIKLSKVKYPTGKAFKVAGFDEPLQVYEKQAIIRGTLTIPADAAGKEEELELNVKYQACNDKTCIRPTTVSLKGKFRIAKPGEPIRQVNQKWFQPEKKN; encoded by the coding sequence ATGTTGTCTGCCAATGATGATTCTCAAAAAACTACGCAGCAACCTTCGTCCAGTTCGTCTAAGGATAAAGAAACAGCGAAATTTACCAATCGGCTGTCAAAAGAAACCAGCCCGTATCTGCTGCTGCACCAACATAATCCGGTCGACTGGTATCCCTGGGGACCGGAGGCGTTTGAAAAAGCAAAGCAGGAAAACAAAATCATCTTCCTTTCGATTGGCTATAGCAGTTGCTACTGGTGCCATGTGATGGAACGTCTGGTTTTTGAGAACCCTGAAATTGCCAAGTATATGAACGAGAATTTTGTGAATATCAAAGTCGATCGGGAAGAACGCCCGGACATCGACGATATTTACATGACCTCGTTAAGCGTTTACTTTCATCTGATTGGCGCCCCTGCCAATGGTGGTTGGCCTTTATCAATGTTTTTGACTCCGGAACGCGAACCGTTTGCGGGCGGCACTTATTTCCCCCCGACGGATCAGGGAGGCCAGATGAGTTTCCCCCGGGTCCTGCAACGCGTGAATCAGCTCTGGTCGGCAGATAAAAAACAGGTCCAGCAGAGCGCGACGATCATCGCGAAAGAAGTCGCGCGTCTGCAAAAAGAAGAAGCCGCCTCGGAACCGATCTCGATTGAAAATAAACTGGTCAAAGCGGGAGTCCGGTCCATCAATGGCAGTTATGATTCTGAATTTGGTGGCATTGATTTTTCGGAAGTCACACCGAATGCACCCAAGTTTCCAACTTCATCTAAACTGGTTCTCCTGCAATACGATATCGAGGCTCCCTCAGAAGACACCACTTCTGCAGAATCAGCAAAGGTGTTGTATCACACACTCGATGCGATGGCTAACGGCGGCATCTATGACCATCTTGGAGGCGGCTTTCACCGTTACAGTACCGACCGCTACTGGCATGTCCCGCACTTTGAGAAAATGCTTTATGATAACGGGCAACTGGCGTCTCTGTATGCGAATGCATTTGCACAAACAGGCAAGCCTCAATACAAGCAGGTCACCGAAGGCATCATCGACTTTGTGCTGCGGGAATTGACAGATCCTCAAGGAGGCTTTTATTCGGCTCTCGATGCAGAAACCGAAGGCGTTGAAGGCGAACATTATGCCTGGTCGAAAGCAGAACTCCAAACCGCGCTGGGGGATGACTATCGCCTGTTCGCTGAGTTCTATGGATTAAATGAACCGGCCCGTTTCGAACACGGTTTTGTTTTACATCGTGTCATGTCGCTGGAAGCACTCGCTGAGAAACAAAAGACGACGCCTGCTGCGCTTGAAACAAAACTCGTCGCCATGCGTCAAAAGTTGCATACAATTCGCAACAAACGAAAGCCTCTGTTGAAAGACGATAAAATTCTGACCAGCTGGAATGGCCTGATGATTGAAGGCATGGCCACAGCCGGTCGCCTTCTCAAACGCCCCGACTATACAGCGGCCGCCGAAAACGCGGCACAGTTCATTCTCAATCAGATGCGGAATGACCAGGGTCACCTGTATCGCAGCTATCGTTCAGGTCAGGCACGCTTAAACGCCTATCTTGACGACTATGCGTTTCTCGTTCAGGGACTGCTGGCACTGCATGAAGCCACAGGCAAACAACACTGGTTGGATCAGGCACAGCAACTGACCGACCTGCAGATCGAACTCTTCTGGGATCAAAAAGAGCATGGGTTCTTTTTCACCACACACGACCATGAACAGTTAATCGCCCGCACGAAAAATGCCTACGATGCGGCAATCCCTTCTGGAAACAGTATCAGCGTTCGCAACCTGATTCGCTTATCCGAACTGACTCAAGATCTGAAATACCGTCAGCACGCCGACCAGACACTCCAGCTGTTTGGTAGAATCATCAAGCGCTATCCTGGACGCTGTGCTCAGTTGGTGCAAGCCGTCGGAGAATATCTGGATTCGCCTCTCAATCAGAAACAATCCTCTTTTTCTGTCCCTGCCGGCGATTTTCGTCTGTCATTTCCAGTCACTGTAGAAGCGGAACAACTGGCAGCCGTGAACCCTGGTATCGAATTACTGGCGGCAGCAGGCTTAGGTCAGGCCAGTCCCAAAAAGAAACTGGTTACCGCGAAAGCGTATCTCTCAGTCGATAAACTACCCGCAGGCAAAACCTGCCAGGTGGCGATTGTGCTCGCAATCGAGGACAGCTGGCACATCAACCAGAATCCTCCCAGCCCTGATTTTATGGTACCGACCACATTCACGATTAAGTCAGCTCAGAAGATCAAATTGTCGAAAGTGAAATACCCCACCGGTAAGGCATTTAAGGTCGCAGGTTTTGATGAACCGCTCCAGGTTTACGAGAAGCAGGCCATCATTCGAGGTACTCTCACCATACCGGCGGACGCTGCTGGAAAAGAGGAAGAACTCGAGTTGAATGTGAAATATCAGGCCTGTAATGACAAAACCTGTATTCGCCCCACGACGGTCAGTCTGAAAGGGAAATTTCGGATTGCCAAACCAGGCGAACCAATCAGACAGGTGAACCAAAAATGGTTTCAGCCTGAAAAGAAAAACTGA
- a CDS encoding AAA family ATPase gives MEVRSQQETAGLVKILHDNISSVLIGKPEVVQLAIVTLLAEGHILIEDAPGVGKTSLAKAIAKSLDCNYKRVQFTPDMLPSDILGSNVFLPNLGEFEFRKGPIFSNILLADEINRTPPRTQSALLEAMNEGQVSVEGQTIPLQPPFFVLATQNPYEFEGTYPLPENQLDRFMMCIDIGYPERSIERDVLIQHRSGEPVDTLQPVLTVKQLREMQQAVSDVRVDDSLTDYILEIVDTTRNHPELTLGVSTRGAITFSHAAQSKAFTEGRDYVTPDDIKELAVPVLAHRVITKSLVRENQRTRASEIIRQILQQVAVPG, from the coding sequence ATGGAAGTTCGTTCCCAGCAAGAAACTGCAGGCCTGGTCAAAATTCTTCACGATAATATTTCCAGTGTCCTCATCGGCAAACCGGAGGTCGTGCAACTCGCGATTGTGACATTGCTGGCGGAAGGTCATATTCTGATCGAAGATGCACCTGGCGTAGGTAAAACCTCACTCGCGAAAGCAATTGCGAAAAGCCTGGATTGCAACTACAAGCGGGTTCAGTTCACGCCGGATATGCTGCCTTCCGATATTTTGGGATCGAATGTCTTTCTTCCCAACCTGGGAGAATTTGAATTCCGCAAAGGTCCGATTTTTTCCAACATCCTGCTGGCGGATGAAATCAACCGTACGCCACCTCGCACACAAAGCGCCCTGCTGGAAGCGATGAATGAAGGTCAGGTGAGTGTGGAAGGGCAAACGATTCCGTTGCAGCCCCCCTTCTTCGTTCTGGCCACGCAAAACCCGTATGAATTTGAAGGCACCTATCCTTTACCGGAAAACCAGCTCGACCGATTCATGATGTGTATCGATATCGGCTACCCTGAACGCTCGATCGAACGGGATGTTTTAATCCAGCATCGATCGGGTGAGCCTGTAGACACATTGCAGCCTGTGCTCACCGTGAAACAGTTAAGAGAAATGCAACAAGCTGTCAGTGACGTGCGCGTCGATGATTCTCTAACGGACTACATCCTGGAAATTGTCGACACGACCCGCAATCATCCGGAACTCACGTTAGGCGTCAGTACGCGGGGCGCGATCACGTTTTCCCATGCCGCTCAAAGTAAAGCGTTTACGGAAGGACGCGACTATGTCACACCGGATGACATCAAAGAGCTAGCAGTCCCCGTCTTAGCACACCGGGTGATTACCAAGTCCCTGGTACGTGAAAACCAACGGACCCGCGCGAGTGAAATCATTCGACAGATCCTACAACAGGTTGCGGTCCCGGGATAA
- a CDS encoding alpha/beta hydrolase family protein: MSGSKQAIDRFETLSRRSFLKTGGISLVGLSLLENLVIQELAAAPVKPDQTVPTLNRFPRMVQEYFVGRVREQEAKTIERLNALKTKEDAEEYVRSVQKRIREAFGPNPERTPLNARVTKTTDRDTYTIENVIFESRPGFLVTANLYIPKGITKPAPGVVGTCGHSHNGKAETAYQSFSQGLARKGYVVLIYDPIGQGERVQYPGDDLKSTIGVGVREHLHGGNQQFLVGENLSMWRAWDGVRALDYLLTRKEVDPKQVGVTGNSGGGTMTTWLCGVEPRWTMAAPSCFVTTFRRNMENELPADTEQCPPKVLALELDHADFLAAQAPNPVRILSKERDYFDVRGAREAYLRLKRLYKLLGKEENVSHFVGPTYHGYSQENREAMYEWFNQATGVSSESQEPKLTIEKDETLWCTPKGSVADLGSKPIHVFTAERSKELAQQRKLKKGAALKSAVADTLRLKHAEGTPDYRILRNRGGKNYPLKYAITYAVETEPGIQAIVYRVSDERLYSRPPQNAGKQATLYVSHVSSDAELREEPLLKTASQDKDRVLYTCDVRGIGESMPDTTNPKSFFTPYGSDYFYAAHSVMLDEPYIGQRTFDVLRTLDWLAANGHTDIHLIGRGWGALPATFAALFSPHVKQVTLKNALTSFSEIAETEHYHWPLSTLVPNVLTSFDMPECYAELKANKGLTQIAPWGAKGADS, encoded by the coding sequence ATGTCGGGCTCAAAACAGGCGATTGACCGGTTCGAAACTCTCTCACGACGTTCTTTTTTGAAAACCGGAGGAATCAGTCTGGTTGGTTTGAGTCTGTTAGAGAACCTTGTAATTCAAGAACTGGCCGCAGCGCCTGTGAAACCTGATCAAACAGTTCCTACGTTGAATCGATTCCCGCGCATGGTGCAGGAATACTTTGTTGGTCGTGTCAGGGAACAGGAAGCGAAAACCATTGAGCGGCTAAATGCACTCAAAACAAAAGAGGATGCAGAAGAATATGTACGTTCCGTGCAGAAACGAATTCGCGAAGCATTCGGGCCAAATCCCGAGCGGACACCTTTGAATGCACGCGTCACGAAAACAACTGACCGTGATACTTATACCATCGAGAACGTCATTTTCGAAAGTCGTCCCGGCTTTCTGGTCACGGCGAATCTTTATATTCCAAAAGGAATCACGAAACCGGCTCCTGGCGTGGTAGGTACCTGCGGTCATTCTCATAATGGAAAAGCAGAAACCGCCTATCAGTCGTTTTCACAAGGGTTGGCCCGAAAAGGCTACGTCGTGCTGATCTATGATCCCATTGGCCAGGGCGAGCGGGTTCAATATCCCGGCGACGATCTGAAATCGACGATTGGTGTGGGGGTTCGCGAGCATTTGCATGGTGGCAATCAACAGTTTCTGGTCGGAGAGAATCTGTCGATGTGGCGTGCCTGGGATGGCGTTCGAGCATTGGATTATCTGCTCACTCGAAAAGAGGTTGATCCCAAACAGGTGGGAGTCACCGGAAACTCGGGTGGCGGAACCATGACCACCTGGCTGTGTGGCGTGGAGCCCCGCTGGACGATGGCGGCTCCCAGTTGTTTCGTAACGACGTTCCGTCGCAACATGGAGAACGAACTTCCCGCAGATACCGAACAGTGTCCGCCGAAAGTATTAGCGCTGGAGCTGGATCATGCCGACTTCCTGGCCGCCCAGGCGCCGAATCCGGTCCGCATTCTGAGCAAAGAACGCGACTACTTCGATGTCCGCGGAGCGCGGGAGGCGTATCTGCGTTTGAAACGGCTGTATAAGCTGCTGGGGAAAGAAGAAAACGTATCGCATTTTGTCGGACCAACCTATCATGGTTATTCGCAGGAAAATCGCGAAGCCATGTATGAATGGTTCAACCAGGCGACCGGTGTCTCCAGTGAATCCCAAGAGCCAAAACTGACCATCGAAAAAGATGAAACGCTATGGTGCACTCCTAAAGGGTCTGTGGCTGATCTCGGCTCCAAACCGATTCATGTCTTTACAGCGGAACGATCAAAGGAACTGGCGCAACAACGGAAACTCAAAAAAGGCGCCGCCCTCAAGTCGGCGGTGGCTGATACGCTTCGTTTGAAGCATGCTGAGGGGACTCCCGATTATCGAATTTTACGAAACCGGGGCGGAAAAAATTATCCACTGAAGTATGCGATTACCTACGCAGTGGAAACCGAGCCCGGTATTCAGGCAATCGTCTATCGCGTGTCTGATGAGCGACTCTATTCCCGCCCACCGCAGAATGCCGGTAAACAGGCGACCTTATATGTTTCCCATGTTTCATCTGATGCAGAACTGCGAGAAGAGCCGCTGTTAAAAACCGCCAGCCAGGATAAAGACCGCGTGCTTTATACCTGTGATGTGCGAGGCATTGGAGAGTCGATGCCGGATACGACCAATCCGAAGTCGTTTTTCACTCCCTATGGAAGTGATTATTTCTACGCCGCACATTCGGTGATGCTTGATGAGCCTTATATCGGGCAAAGAACATTTGATGTCTTGCGCACCCTCGACTGGCTGGCTGCGAACGGGCATACCGACATTCACCTGATTGGTCGAGGCTGGGGGGCGTTACCGGCGACATTCGCTGCGTTGTTTTCACCACATGTGAAACAGGTCACATTAAAAAATGCGTTGACCTCCTTCAGCGAGATCGCAGAGACTGAACACTATCATTGGCCTTTGTCGACGTTGGTTCCCAATGTATTGACGTCCTTTGATATGCCAGAATGCTATGCAGAACTGAAGGCAAACAAAGGTCTTACGCAAATTGCTCCCTGGGGAGCAAAAGGCGCCGACAGTTAA
- a CDS encoding AAA family ATPase, with translation MEPSDLEAVEKLHQAYERLMQEVNRVVIGQHQVVEELMISLLAGGHCLLVGVPGLAKTLIVHTLADTLNLSFNRVQFTPDLMPADITGTDVIQEDKSTGNRDFKFLPGPIFSNVVLADEINRTPPKTQAALLEAMQEHQVTAGGRKHKLPDPFFVLATQNPIEQEGTYPLPEAQLDRFMFEVKVDYPSEEEEFAIVRQTTSDDSYSVQKVLDLDELLSFQSLVRRVPVADHIIRYAMQFARMTRIKPGEETNADEVPDFIREFVSWGAGPRASQNLILGAKARAILHGKLYVSTDDVRAVAHPVLRHRIITNFNAEAEGMTPDKIVDRLIQLISVDSSQEKLDGRLPQVFRSTDAR, from the coding sequence ATGGAACCTTCCGATCTGGAAGCCGTTGAGAAATTACATCAGGCCTATGAACGACTGATGCAGGAAGTGAATCGGGTTGTGATCGGGCAGCATCAGGTTGTCGAAGAATTGATGATCTCATTGCTGGCGGGGGGACATTGTCTGCTGGTGGGAGTGCCCGGCCTGGCAAAAACGTTAATCGTGCATACGCTCGCCGATACATTAAACCTGTCGTTTAACCGGGTGCAGTTTACCCCCGACTTGATGCCGGCTGACATCACCGGAACCGATGTCATTCAGGAAGATAAAAGCACCGGCAATCGCGATTTCAAATTTCTGCCCGGCCCGATCTTTTCAAATGTGGTCCTGGCGGATGAAATCAACCGTACGCCCCCCAAAACACAAGCGGCTCTCCTGGAAGCCATGCAGGAGCATCAGGTGACAGCGGGGGGACGCAAACATAAGTTGCCCGATCCTTTCTTTGTGTTGGCGACCCAGAACCCGATTGAGCAGGAGGGAACCTATCCGCTGCCAGAGGCACAGTTGGACCGCTTCATGTTTGAAGTGAAAGTCGACTATCCCAGCGAAGAGGAAGAGTTCGCCATTGTGCGGCAGACCACATCCGACGATTCTTACTCCGTCCAGAAAGTGCTGGACCTGGATGAGTTGCTGTCGTTTCAGTCGCTCGTTCGAAGAGTGCCTGTCGCCGATCATATTATCCGCTATGCAATGCAGTTTGCTCGCATGACACGCATCAAACCGGGTGAAGAGACAAACGCAGACGAGGTGCCCGACTTCATTCGAGAGTTTGTCAGTTGGGGCGCAGGGCCGCGTGCCAGTCAGAATCTGATTTTGGGCGCCAAAGCCCGGGCGATTCTTCACGGGAAGTTGTATGTGAGTACGGATGATGTGCGTGCGGTGGCACATCCTGTTTTGAGGCACCGAATCATTACGAATTTCAACGCGGAAGCAGAGGGCATGACTCCCGATAAAATTGTAGACCGCCTGATCCAACTCATCTCTGTCGATTCCTCTCAGGAAAAACTTGATGGAAGATTACCACAAGTATTTAGATCCACAGACGCTCGCTAA